A window of Carassius gibelio isolate Cgi1373 ecotype wild population from Czech Republic chromosome A3, carGib1.2-hapl.c, whole genome shotgun sequence genomic DNA:
ACcctcacacatgcatgcatgttcTCTTCATGAAAACCAGATTGGTGTTTTCTCAGACAAATCTTTATCTTAAAATCAACTGTATTCTCTTTCAGTGACAAAGATGTCATGCTCCATTCCAAGCTAATTTAAGATACACTTACATTTCATTTTGCATCTAGAATACATTGGTGTGCAATTCTAGAGCAAGCTGGCAAACACTTGCATCTTACAAGACATCCAACCTGCTTAAGCACTCTCTATAAAGTACATATTCGtggacacacatatacatatactgtacatatactgtTTGCAGTTATATTGGTGTCTTTAAGTCACagatgaaaatcccagtagagaTTCCATTGCGTTTCGTTGCCTCTTTTGAGGGAAGTCTTAACTACAGTGACAGACTTCTCCCCTTGACTTAAAGTGGCCTCGCTCAAAGAACTAGTAGTCTCCCCATGAGTGATAGTAGTTGTACCCACCACAAATGCAGTCTCTCCCTTCCTCAGTTTGGTCTTGCTCCTTGAAAGAACTGTCTTCCCCCATGACATGGCCTTCTTGCTTTTCATCAGTTTGATTTTCCCTTTTGTAAAGCAGGTCTTTCTCAATAAAAGATAAGCCTTTCTTTTTGAGGCTTTGGAGTCGTACTCTTGCTGTATATCTGTTGTCTCATCCTTCTCAGTTCTCTTTCTTGCTTTTGAAGTCTTGGTGTTTGTTTCAGTGTTTATAGATCTCTTTTCCATCTACATGGTCCGGCGCTTGGGCATGAGGGCCTTGCGGAAGGAAGTTGTAGTTTTGCCTCGGCTGAAACTGGCTGTGCCAAGGGAGATGGTGGTCTTGCCTCTGGTTATGGTAGAGTCGCCCATTGAGGTAGTGGTGACCCCACGGGTGATTGAGGACTTGCCCATGGTGATGGAAGTCTTGCCCCGGGCTATTGAAGAGCCGCCCACAGACAGGGCAGTCTTCCCTTCCGTAATACTGGTGTTCCCCATGAAGGCATGTAGGTCGTCAGGTCTTTAGACTCTCAgttctctctctgtttccccTACCCTTTGAGTGGGCTAGAGTCTTAGCATACCAGCGCCTTGCAGGTTGACTGTTCTGGGAGAAAACTGTACACAGTATCAGGACAGCCCTAAATAGATCACACCACCAATTCAGCAAGTGGGTGGGTGGAGAAAATGAGCGTGAGTGTGTTGGGATACGAGGGAGATTTGCTCACTATACTGTTGCCTTAAAAAAAAGGACTGGGGCACAAGGACTCCAATTGTGATGGCAGGAGTGGTAACGTGAATACGGCATCAAAAGGGCATTGTCTAACACACAGGACAATTGGGATTGACCTCAGCAGTCTGCCTTGGCACCGCTCTCGAAAAAGCCGTTACATCAGTCAGAATGGCAGCGTTGAGTGGGGCCTGCACCGATACTAGCGTTTGCGTCTGCCTGTAAGATGCTAATCATACTGTTAGTGGTGACGATGTGACCATTTAAGGGATAGGCAGCAGGATGGGTAGTCTCCCGATCATTTCACATTATATACACATTTTGAGGGTATTTTATGTTATAAGACGGTGTAAATAagattaaacaaataaagaagaGTTTCAAAATTAACCTGTGCACAATGAGTAACGATAAACAAGAAAACGCTGCATTGCAGTCTAAAAAGGCTAGCGTGGCTAGTAAATTAGCGAGCATGATAGCGACATTGTCTCAAGAAGAAAATCAAGTTGTGGAGGGAATGGTTGACAATTCCTTGCCAGTGACACAACTTGTTTCTGAACTAGCCAAGCGAAGTGTAGTATTTCatcaatgcatgttttttttttattaaattttgagTTTCCCAATGAGATATATTATGTAGTATATCTAGTGTAACTAAATTCTACTACATATTGCCTCTCTACTACTCTCTCAGGTTTTCTGTAAAGACATTGTTGGAAAAGTACACTGCAGAGCCTATTGATGACTCATCAGAGGAGTTCATCAACTTTGCGGCAATTTTGGAGCACATCCTCAGTCATCGTTTCAAAGgtatatatttaaacaacttCCTGTCAGTTCCCAATGTCTGTTGGCACTCATGAATAATCTgtggtgatttttattttatcaggtCCGGGTGGTTGGTTCAGTTCAGATGGCCAGAGGAGTTTCTGGGACTATATCCGTCTGGCCTGCAGTAAAGTCCACAACAACTGCATCTGTAGCATTGAGAGCATTGAGAACATTAGCACGTCGCGAGCAAAGGCGAGACACTTTCATCCTCAAGCACTCTATCTTTACCCTCTTGAGATTATTAGCATAGCATATGTTTGGTTTTGGTTGCTGGTCCCTACCATGGGATGCTGTTGTACTGATTTATTCTATTTTGGTTCACTAGCAAAGCTTTATCTGTGACTGTTTACTCTCTGGTTGTCCTACAGGGACGAGCCTGGATTCGTGTAGCTTTGATGGAGAAGCGTTTGTCTGAATATGTAGCAACTGCGTTAAGAGACACTCGGACTACAAGGTTATAACTCAGCACTCTTTCCAATGAGTTTGAGAGCTGTCtttataatttcaaattaattaataaaaaaaactgtatttgcgCTGCAGACGATTTTATGATGATGGTGCCATAATGCTAAGGGAGGAGGCTACCGTTCTGACGGGGATGCTAATTGGACTCAGTGCCATTGACTTCAGGTAAAAACATCGTATTCATGACAACTCACAAATGACACGTACTTCAGCgtgaatgtgttttttatttattttcagcaatgTGTCATTTATTAGCCACTAGTGGCACCAGTTAGAATGCTTTCCCACCAAATTAATGTGATatgactgtttgtttgtttttgtttttttgcaaacattagtTTCTGTCTAAAAGGAGAAGTTTTGGATGGAAAGACACCTGCAGTGATCGACTACACACCTTACCTGAAGTTCACCCAGAGGTAAGTTTGCATTTCCTGACCAAACCCAAATCCTAAACCTTATAGAAGCCTTTAAAATGCCATTGCTGCTATTTGATGTGCCTCTGCAGCTATGACTACCTGAGTGATGAAGAAGACCGCCGCAGTGTGGACAGCAGTGCCAGTGATGAGAGTGTAGCTGAGCATCCTTACATTCCTTTGGTCACAGACGAAGAGACCTGGAGCAACAAATGCCGAAAGATGGAGCAAAGATTCAA
This region includes:
- the rundc3aa gene encoding RUN domain-containing protein 3A, producing MAMGLTSKKSSSRNSGVERKNLITVCRFSVKTLLEKYTAEPIDDSSEEFINFAAILEHILSHRFKGPGGWFSSDGQRSFWDYIRLACSKVHNNCICSIESIENISTSRAKGRAWIRVALMEKRLSEYVATALRDTRTTRRFYDDGAIMLREEATVLTGMLIGLSAIDFSFCLKGEVLDGKTPAVIDYTPYLKFTQSYDYLSDEEDRRSVDSSASDESVAEHPYIPLVTDEETWSNKCRKMEQRFKIVYAQKGYLEELVRLRESQLKNVETENKRLDAKLEELQVQSRQEKKELEAIVLELQAQLTGIIPRESSHLVKGLSIPFINQCTTAQPSNSKGNVKLFRRRSFHSLDLSADVSLDSQKEDDNPNGDTVWSAAKDNTPSMLGLCGSLASLPSCKSLASLKSSEYLVNISTEPSPALSPS